In Cotesia glomerata isolate CgM1 linkage group LG8, MPM_Cglom_v2.3, whole genome shotgun sequence, the sequence ttaataaaactcaaagattaaaaaaaaaaattgtaaattattttaaagttagctttacaaattaatagattgaaatttttttttcttattattattctaaaggtctataaataaaattaaaaaaaaattttttttagttataaaatagACCAAGAGACTGCGGAACGCAgcttctattatttattttatttttgtccataaaaaatgttttttatttttttaactatccATCATATATCATCTCATgtgtgaataaatatttataatactgaAAAATCGCAGACTtctgactatttttttattttattcaatagttAAGGGATCATTTTGTTTTgtaactttcaaaaaaaatttttttacatttttcgaaAGTACATTTATCTAAAAGtattgtgttaaaatttataagtgaTCGGGCCACtataactatattattttacgaTGTTGATGTGGATTTTCGaatggaagaaaataaaatttttgaaaaggcCGAAgggattttttattgtaccgGTATCGCTGATTAACTTTaggtaagatttttttttaattaaaaaaacttttaacgtGTTTGTCTTAGAAGTATGTTTTTCTGGTTTAGGTACATGATATCTCCAGAACCACTGATCCgatcttaataaaatttaaacatgTTTTACATATTAGTAGCTATTGCATCAGCTACaatcaaatcaaaattttcatttttactatttttttgaggactaaaaactgttaaaaaaagcctcatttttcagttttttttttttttaacacccaccatttagttatttatcaataaatattaattaccgTAGCTGGTGCAATAACTACTTATATATTgaaggtaaataattttagtttatacCAACATTTTGGAGGAGCTCCGTTCACCcgtgttaatttataaaaaaaaatataaaaaaatatatttagatatttttagtGTTATTCAAGAGTGCATTTGTTCagctgaataaattttatattaatatctatGATGGtttctgtgtaaaaaaataattaatattgactttttttcgagCGCCGAAACCAGAATGatctcttaaattaattaaattatttatatttaaaataaaaaaaaataattaccatcaTCATACATCTCAGCAGCAAGGTAAGCTTCAGCTCTATCACACAGCGAATTTTGATCTTTGTGTAACTTCAAAGCTTCCTGACAATATTCGACAGCCGAATTAGGATCTGTGTGCGGCATACATTTACAcagtaattgataaattttcaatttaacgTTCTCTACATCGGACTCGAGCTTGAGGGCTTTTAGCGCTGTTTTCACACACTTTGGATGATCGCGTGACTCTTCAGCCAGCGAAGCTTCTTCGAAATTTTTAGCTacgtcttttatttttttgtagaactTGAAACATTCCTTGTGTTCTGGATCACGTTTCAAACAGCTACGAAtctcactaaaaaatttaaataaattaattagtaagtTAAAAAGCGCTTACATTCATCTCaacaattgatttaaaaaaaaaaatacttacttcAATGATTCGCTAACATGGCCGAGCCGATAAAGAaactttgataattttaacaacCCTTCAGTGTTATCGGACAACAGCTTGGTTGCTGAGTGAAAATCAGCTACGGCGTTCATGTAATCTTTGTTAGCCACATGACACTCAGCACGTAGTTCACGTAACTCAGCATTCCAAGGACACGATTCTATTGTTGAGGTGATTAAATCCACGGCTTCATAGCAGCGACCGCTGGTTACTTGGGATTTCGCATGATCTATTGTATCACGCACTTCATCGATGAGGTAATAATACTTTAGAGCTTCATCGTTTGTCGGCTCTACTTCCagctgaaaatatttttatttgaatatttaagttaattatgCAGACGAtagagtaattatttttattaatttattaataaattcagtCGAATTTTCCTGAGTATgagtataaaaaatgtttgacattttttttaataaatttattaattgcaaaaataatagtatataaaaatgcatttgaaatttttaaaaaattctttctctacaattttaatattttgctttataattttaagtatttataaaattttgaaaatctagATGTCTGCCAATTTCGCATCCATAAATTTATGAATGATACTATAATTAGCcgaagttcaaaatttttttattagttaaattagaactaaaaaatattttattttttaattgtacgTATagtttctacatgtgaaattttttcttttaattttttaaaaataatttttcaataaaataaataataaaaattttcagatgtcggctaatttaattttcataatttatgaGCATGAATTAAAgcagacatttttttatttataaataatttacgtataacaaaaataatgatattaaaaaaatgcacatagaaacttttaaaaattcttcctttgcaataaaaaaatttttttacaattttaaaatacataaaaaattgatgatactgaaattaacagatgtggaaaatttatttttatttttattacaaataaattataaaaaaaaatatttataagaaaatttgcatttgtaattttttcattaaaatttagttattataaaaaccaaaaaaaaaccgacagatatctgttaattttagtattatgaaaatttttcaaaaatcagctGTTTGCTTATTTCatactaataaatttgataaaaaaaaaaaacataccacTACTTGATAATCCTGACGAGCTTTTTCAAACTGTCCCTGCTTGAAGAGAACACTAGCTCGTTGAAACCTGGCAGCAATAAAATCTGGCTTTAGCTCCAGAACTTTATCAAAGTCTTGTAACGCAAACTTTGGTTTTTCTAACGCGAGATACGCGATTCCTCTTTGATAGAATGTTCTATAATTATTTGGATCTCCATctgcaattaaaatttaattttaatccaatGCCTATAGTAggtaaattaaatgaattaaataaaatgaaaataaaataatacttgaCACACACCTACAGCAGCATGACAATGTGTCAAAGCATCCTGTAACTGTCCTCTCATCAAAAAACTCCGGCCCATCTCCAAGTGCTTGTCGACATCACTACCACCCACTGAAACACACAAatgcatttttattattattagttatcaTTGTTTTTGtatcactaaattttttgaatagaaaaataaaaaaagggtGTTATATGGTAcgtagaatttattttaaggttAAATTGACTTACCATCGGAATAGAGATTCAAgagaataaaaagaaaaccGGCCGgaaacatttttaactttttataaactttcagtggttaatgatttattactaaaaatttataaacactaGTTATGTTCAGTTGCTTATTATGGAATAATCGCTTATCTTTGGGTTAGTACGACAAAACTACAATGCCACACAGCCATTGCGATCGTGGTCTAACGTGATTGGTCCAACACAACTGTCGTATTTTGTATTCACGTTGTATTATTACTCCAATGCGTTCAATGATATatctctatatatatataaatatatatatacatactagatgtttattattatataaatataaatcgaCTTTGTAAATGTGGGAAAAATGgtcaatttttctaaaaaagtgtccttaatttttttttaattaaaaaaaatgtcaaaggtctgctgatttcagtatcattaatgattgttaaaaattatgacattaaagttagcagtcacttgatcatttttttattttatttaacaaaaaaattatttataaaaaagttgcatttttaatttttttttaatttttacgtcaattttttttacaaaaatttatttgtcaccaaaattttcaaaattattaaatatctaaattaatttttattaaaaattagtttgttttaatatttgtaagttatgaaaattatatatcagtttttgattaaaaaaaatttttaagaaaaacgatactaaaattagcagacattcgaaattttctgatttttggaatcaataaaaattctaagtaaaaaaatattttttttaaaattgtacttaaaatttttgaaattttctgcatgtcaaattttttcttttaattttttttttaatgttttttcaataaaaaaattctaaaaattttcagatgtgggctaatttaattttcttgcgCTTTTTACGAGCGCAGTGTTTCTTCTATAAGTATAATCTTTTTCATTCTTTGATTTTGCCATTTTCATCATCTTTTGTAATTGACTAGTTTTTTGGTCTTTTTgatcatatattttcataagtTAATGTCTTTGAGCAACATGGGTTGTAAAAACACTCTCAATCACTTCCTTTAAGTCACTCTTTTTCATGAAAAGTAAATTAAGTAGCCggcatgtaaaaatttttagaatttcttttattgagaaaattattacaaaaaaataaaaacaaaattacattttttaaaaacttgaaaaattataagtgcaagtcttaataatattttttatttctaatttaatgaatgaaaaaaaatcaaaaaattcaatgcgtcagctaactttaatattatctCTTCTTTTGCATTTTGTTTCTTCATGCCTTATAAAAACATAATACTGAATTTAATagacttctaaaaattttttagatttttataataaaaacaatttaacaaaaaaattccacatgtagaaattttaaaaaattataagtacaaatttttaaaaacattttttttattgtaattgatatGAGATTACATTTAGCTGTCAcgacaattttttgattttatttaacaaaaaaatatgaaaatttggcatatatgtaataatttttagaattttataatatataaattatggcaaaaaaaattgacatgtagaaattttaaaaaattaaaaatgcaatttttaaaaaataattttttggagaaaatttttgtattaaataaaattaaaaaatcgtcaagtgactgctaactttaaagtcatcaaaaaaatttgttaaaaaaaatcgttttaaaaaaattgcatttttaatttattaattagattaatttGCTAGTTAATTAGATCAATTTGCTAGttaattagattaatttttatgtaatagatttgttgtaaaaacttCAAGAATTAttagatgtctgctaatttcggTTCTATCGCAAACAAGCATATTGCCAAAAGTTTTTTCCTTGAATtctttctaatattttttctaacaaaaCAATAGTTTGCTAATCATAATCCAAATTTTGAAGGCTGTCTATTATATTATACAGTTCTAAATCATTAATCATGCCTTACCATAATTAATCACAATTAACCACATGAAGACAACAACGAGAAAGTTCAAGAACATTCATCGCTCCCGTCTGTTGCATCATGTGAGAAAATTCTACAATTCTCATCACCAATCTCTTCTCTGATTGgcttactattttttaaattttgcgcGCGAAATTTAAACCTAAAAAAATCCTGAATTTTCCGAACtagtttttcaataataataataataataataatagtaatgaatAACAAGAAAAAGTACGTTTATTTACCATgaaagctttaaaaaaaatttcgacttctttcaaataaaactttgattttttttcatttaatttttcgagtttaattaaataaaaagtcactaaagtaattgttaatttttactgGTGATATTATTCTACACGGTTCAACTTCACTttagttttttgttttaatttaaatagtttaCATGTAACAGTGAAAGTAGTTTACGTACTaggaacttttaaataaataaattatcagagacattttattaactactttaagagaaatttttaataatatataccGTAGGCACATAACCGAAATATTCAAGCTCAAAATTgaaccataaaatttttttaaaaagttaaaattcattttttttaaaccaaaaaaattaatttaaaatttactaaactttcaaatttataattttgttaatttcaaaaattcaataaaatacactaattcaatgttaaaaaattaggaaaacggttgaaaCTAaataaaggccatccctgcaacttcccgttaatttcatacttaattAAGCGCTGAAAATTGGACTTATTACGttattgagctcttcgagctcaaaaatatagtGTTCGGgtctttttgagctctccgagctcaaaaatccgATAGCagattaataaaacactatattttttgaattttcaaaccacaataacttttgaatgaatgaaccgattttcacgcggttggcggcattcgactcagtttttgaagccttataaaagatttttaagtttaaattgatcaaacgAAGAATTTCGAAGTActtaattccgaaaaaaaatattttttggttttactTTCTATAACGATagctcacgaacgaatcaaccgatttcaaccgagctggcggcgatcgatgtggttttttggtgttaaaagctgattagtttttggaatcgatcggtaaagccgtttaaaagttattccaaaaaaaaccatatttaaaaaaaaattttcttatagttttcttgagatttctcaaaaccTACGGAAAAAAATTCCTTTCTTTCCAAAGGAAGAATTCCATTGCTCATTATAGAATAATCGCTTATctttgcacggaaaaaagaaaactcgaaaaattacagtataaaatgtaaaatcggtcccgtcgtaGTCAAAagctagaaaaattacagtttgaaataacaattttctaaattcaattttttaatttaatatttagagctttcaatgtaaatattacattctacaatgtaattcttatacaacctgtaataattacaatctgaaactgtaatttttccagttttcatcacgaagcgctgcgttgcattatatactgtaatttttcgagttttcttttttccgtgtgggtTAGTATGACAAAACTATAATGCATCACAGCCATTGGGCTACCCTtactttgttatttataaacgAAACTTTCCGAAAACTATATAATATATCCGAAAAGACAAAAACCGTGCTGTCATCtaccgaaattttttttttcgactggTAACGATGCGAAGAAACAAATTCCGATTGGTTACAAcccaaaaaatatattcaaaattctaataaattctttttatcAGAAAAACATTAACCCGAAAAGACAAATTCCTCATCGtcattgatagaaaaattttttttctgccgCGTAATGACTAGAAAACTTAACTCCCGATTGGGCACTATCCGAAAAAGTATTGAcagtcttaataaatttttttttatcagaaaaataatcaagcaaaaagaaaaaatccatATCGTCatcagtagaaaaatttttttttggacttagaaaaaaaaaataaatttttattatacgcctTTACGGTTCCCGGTCGCTATAAGggtgtataatttttatacgcccttatggcatctataacgcgacatttttaattttttttatttaatatatttaatggcAGATTTAcggtataaattataaaaaggtAAAATgtgtgaatttaaaataaaatcttcaaAGTTTCTCTAAaacttttcaattaattatgtacttttcaattttttcacaaaattttttttaattgagaaattgatattttatgattttttatttaaaaaattaattttttatcaattaaatgaaaataaataaattttttctcctgCCTAAGCCGAAAGTTCAAATACCTTCTGCTTGCAGCCGGAATAAAGCAGCAGTTTCTATCCTCGGAATAAATGAACGCGCACGCGCAATAGTGCCTACATCGGCTCTCACGCATTGTACGTTCTTCTCTTTAACACATACTTTTTCCGTCAGCACTTCATGTTGCGTCATTAGTGCAAtatactataattataataaaaataatgtaat encodes:
- the LOC123271034 gene encoding dnaJ homolog subfamily C member 3, which encodes MFPAGFLFILLNLYSDVGGSDVDKHLEMGRSFLMRGQLQDALTHCHAAVDGDPNNYRTFYQRGIAYLALEKPKFALQDFDKVLELKPDFIAARFQRASVLFKQGQFEKARQDYQVVLEVEPTNDEALKYYYLIDEVRDTIDHAKSQVTSGRCYEAVDLITSTIESCPWNAELRELRAECHVANKDYMNAVADFHSATKLLSDNTEGLLKLSKFLYRLGHVSESLNEIRSCLKRDPEHKECFKFYKKIKDVAKNFEEASLAEESRDHPKCVKTALKALKLESDVENVKLKIYQLLCKCMPHTDPNSAVEYCQEALKLHKDQNSLCDRAEAYLAAEMYDDAIIDLKQALEIDPNFQRAKELLQTAQQRQKMSESRDYYKILGVNRNAPKKEIIKAYRKAAQTWHPDNFQDGEEKKRAEKKFIDIAAAKEVLTDPEKRAKFDRGEDPLDPESGKHPSNFNPFQEFHQFHGSPFQFKFHFN